In one window of Zygosaccharomyces rouxii strain CBS732 chromosome E complete sequence DNA:
- the SEN15 gene encoding Sen15p (similar to uniprot|Q04675 Saccharomyces cerevisiae YMR059W SEN15 Subunit of the tRNA splicing endonuclease which is composed of Sen2p Sen15p Sen34p and Sen54p), with the protein MDSDYTDVTNRIGESTFRLVWDNLAYAQLWEQLRTRDEQVEWQGQTLQIIEGKPPHKLSNDDDGGNENDHGIEYVLPIEMSQYKAGKLTFKCLDLIFDQLCPPDARRITLALANSDGTVMFYFVYKGIHKPKRN; encoded by the coding sequence ATGGATTCTGATTATACAGATGTAACCAATAGAATTGGTGAGTCCACATTTAGGTTAGTATGGGATAACTTGGCATACGCCCAACTGTGGGAGCAATTGAGGACAAGAGATGAGCAAGTTGAATGGCAGGGCCAAACGTTACAAATCATCGAAGGTAAACCACCCCATAAACTGAGTAACGACGATGATGGTGGAAACGAAAACGACCATGGGATAGAATATGTACTTCCCATTGAGATGTCGCAGTACAAGGCTGGAAAGTTGACGTTCAAATGTCTAGATCTTATATTTGATCAGCTATGCCCGCCAGATGCCAGGAGAATTACACTGGCATTAGCTAATTCTGATGGTACCGTAATGTTTTATTTTGTCTATAAGGGTATACATAAACCCAAGAGGAACTAA
- the SAM37 gene encoding SAM complex subunit SAM37 (similar to uniprot|P50110 Saccharomyces cerevisiae YMR060C SAM37 Component of the mitochondrial outer membrane sorting and assembly machinery (SAM) complex required for the sorting of some proteins to the outer membrane after import by the TOM complex), with translation MSEFSISVYLWGETGKPSLVSPESIALFWFLNSYYGDYKSIEVVFANNTDLSPNEELPLLVENGKKWSGFVDIVSYLMEKMQNNDDVETTLLKDGLLEFTGELSVLTEYQMYLNKINYETFTRKAFSQLLHWPMWYNTPMNYRTRARQRCSNTLGYLMHDDDPDSLESLELESTRLPQSKAFQATQDRKMRSKEELQNVKHNLQYLTRLKDYLRTWSQVRNSIPHQNDTIPADFLLWANLFVQLNLPDGEKVGQQVKDAVNDDFHQLVQSKIDQLSSLEPRVFQRDPIFQEQGNVIMSIYHYVHKFV, from the coding sequence ATGAGTGAATTCAGCATATCCGTTTACCTTTGGGGTGAAACAGGTAAACCGAGTTTAGTGTCCCCAGAGAGTATTGCACTCTTTTGGTTTTTGAACAGTTACTATGGGGATTACAAGTCAATAGAGGTAGTGTTTGCCAATAATACAGATCTTTCCCCTAATGAAGAGTTACCACTTCTCGTGGAAAATGGTAAGAAATGGTCGGGATTTGTTGATATAGTTAGCTATTTGATGGAAAAGATGcaaaataatgatgatgtgGAAACTACACTCTTGAAAGATGGCTTATTAGAGTTTACTGGTGAATTGAGTGTGCTCACAGAGTACCAGATgtatttgaataaaatcaaCTATGAAACTTTTACTCGTAAGGCGTTTTCTCAGCTGTTGCACTGGCCTATGTGGTATAATACTCCGATGAATTATAGAACTAGAGCAAGACAGAGATGTTCAAACACCTTGGGATATTTGATGCACGATGATGATCCCGATAGTTTAGAATCGCTCGAATTAGAATCTACACGTTTACCACAGTCTAAGGCATTCCAAGCGACTCAAGATCGTAAGATGCGCAGTAAAGAGGAATTGCAGAACGTTAAACACAATTTACAATATTTGACAAGACTTAAGGATTATCTAAGGACGTGGTCACAGGTTAGGAATAGTATCCCCCACCAAAATGATACAATTCCAGCGGACTTTCTATTGTGGGCTAATCTGTTCGTACAGTTAAATCTACCAGACGGCGAGAAGGTAGGTCAGCAGGTTAAGGATGCGGTTAATGACGACTTTCACCAGCTTGTTCAAAGTAAGATTGATCAACTGTCATCTTTGGAACCTCGGGTGTTCCAAAGGGACcccattttccaagaacAAGGCAACGTCATCATGTCAATATATCACTACGTGCATAAATTCGTTTAA